In the Vicia villosa cultivar HV-30 ecotype Madison, WI unplaced genomic scaffold, Vvil1.0 ctg.000024F_1_1, whole genome shotgun sequence genome, ttgtaaatctcagggggagacatattcacatgcttatgctttagctgtgtaattgtctttagccgtctgctctttctgatcgcaaattcatatcatttatatatgtttttgtcatcatcaaaaagggggggattgttagaacaagatttgttctgatcaatattcttagttttgatgataacaaggatatgaattttgtgtgagataatgtggtactctaatacattgcaatttcccttttcaggaaatatataaagagtatgcacaaatcagcgctcagaagctttgactcagaaggttcagcatgcaacatcagaacatggtctgacaagacatcagaagatggtcaagcagaatcagaacatgggtctatggaagcattagaagaacttgagttcagaagaagaagcactgaagttctcatggtatcacgctcagaagcacttcaaggtcagaagacaagaagatgctctgcaccaagctgtttgactctgatgatattcaaacgttgtatacacaaacatcagatcagaagcaagtacaagtggcaggctacgctgactgacaaaaggaacgttagaagctattaaaggcaacgtcagtagacacagcgtaaacaaggctcgaggtagttgacaaaagagtgaaacattaaatgcaatgttgtacggaatacgcaaagcattaaatgctcccaacggtcatcttctcaagtgcctataaatatgaagttctgatgagaagcaaggttaccaattctgaacgaacttattctgaaaaacttgctgaaacgctgttcaactcaaagctcagaaacttcatcttcatcaaagctcactacattgctgttgtaatatattagtgagattaagcttaaactttaagagaaatatcactgttgtgattatagcttttcagaagcattgtaaaactcttatttgattacattaatttgtaagtaactagagtgatcaagtgttgatcaggatactctaggaagtcttagcttgtgtctaagcagttgtaattagagtgatcacgtggtggtcaggatactctaagaaagtcttagcttgtgtctaagcatttgttactggagtgatcaggttgtgatcaggatactctagaagacttagtcgtgggctaagtggaaaaccattgtaatctgttgcgattagtggattaaatcctcaggtgaggtaaatcactccgtgggggtggactggagtagtttagttaacaacgaaccaggataaaaataactgtgcaaactgtttttattgttcaagttttagactacacttattcaaactcccccctttctaagtgtttttctatccttcataaatgTCGTAGATAAAAACTTTAATATGCCAGAATATCGTcccattacagataaatgaaagTATTCATTGTATTTAACGTCAATCTTATCATTTCATTCAAAATTTTAACCTTAGAGACAAACTTGTAGTATTTTAACACGTTGAAACACATACAATTGGTACATGATGAAACAAATTCATAACAAATGTATTACACACAATAAATACAATGTTATATGAGACGGTTTAGAATTCATTAAtacaaacaaaactaaaaaaaatttgcGTAAGGTAAAAATAATTAACTTGACGATTACCAGGTGCACCAATCTTAATCATATTTCACTCATTAAGTTGAATATGTTCACAAAGTCGTTGCCACTGGCCATCAAACATAACATATTTTTCTTTGCCTAGATGAACTTCAATAGTGTACAATCACCTGTTTCCATAATCATCAATCAAGTAGATATCATGAACACTTGTTCCAATAACATATCCACCAGATCCATTGAAAGCCATGCCCGACAAACACATATAACACTTAAATACATAATGAATAAACAATATAGAAAAATATACATTTAGTGATTTAGATAGAAAATTGTTATCATCAATACAATAAGATACGATAAATCTACATGTAACATCACCATAAGACAACCATTTAACATATGAATGTTGAAATACTAAACTATATGGCTGGTAAGAATATGGTTGTTGCATTGTTGATAGAACAGTTAAGAAATCTATTTTGTAAAGATTTGATGGAGGATGTCTCTACGTGGAGGTATATTATTTGGCAAAGAGACGTGTTTTTCAAATATGTCTTTCTAGTGCATATAAGGCCTAGAGGCTTATAGGTATATCAAAGTAACCCAAGCACCAAAtctcaatttataaaatttatttagttcACTCCAACCACATgtgaaatacaaaaaaaattctctttttgtGTTGAACAAATATTTGAAACTCATTAATATTTATGTCCACTAAAGTAACGTAATTCgaaactatattttcaaaatcttttgtaAAAGGAGATGAAAATTATGCGGTCACCTATTGAAATAAAAAAGTATTATACATATATGTTATAATATTTATGGTAACAATatcatgaaaaaaaatataattacacaaGAAGTAAGCAAATATGACCAAGATATTGTGATACCTCGTCTGAATTAAAAGATGAACAATGTGTTTGAAATTTCAACTTTATAATATTAGAATACTTTTATTCATAAGTACTTTAGGACAAATCAATATAATGGAAGAGATAATCtttcttgttgttgttattgtaacACAGACAGTGTTCTGCAAAGGTgcaaatatgaaataaatatataatcaaataGGTACGAAGATAGTAatgttaaattcaaataaaagatataattttttattacctCAGGTTGATTAATTAGGTCATAAAATTGTAAGACAAGAGCTTCGGTAAGAAagcgatcaacataattaatttgAGATGTGCGAGAACTTTGACTTAACATTTGATTGGATGAAACTTCCAACGACATGTTCACACCATGCAACAATTGTTGAGGGAAACTAAGAACACTTGAAGTTCATTAAAAAAATAGTCAAattgaaaaacaaattttatCAACTGAAAATATGACAAAGTTATGCAGTTGTTATATAACATTTTCCTAAATTCTTGGACTTCATCAATGTTGGAATTGATAAATATTTTTGTACCATTCCATGTATTTCTAATTGATACTATATAACcctctaaaaatccaaaaataaaataaaataatttataagagGCATTGCAGTACACGATAGTGTCATATATTTAACATAGTTAATAAACACAAAATTATcatatgaatattttattttaccaTGATTTATAACCAACACAATAATATCAATATCAAATGTTTCAGACAGAGCATGGAACAAAAAGGATGCAAATTTATCCCATAAGATGCAGTTCAACTGAACACCAATGCATAAAAAGCAACGTGTTTTATATCATAACAAATGAATACCAAAAGGATATCAGACATAAAAGATTATAATACCTAGTATTAAGTATAACAAAAGGTGCACATAACATTTTAGTCCTGACTGTTGTTGGCAATAAGTCATGTGCTTAGAAGCACCAATGACATTTGATCAATGAAAATATACAGACgcttataataatataaatacaaAATAGAAAAGATAATAAGTCTCTTAGAGTTTGTTTTGGCTCACCATATAGAACATCAAGAGCATATTTTGCAGAATTAATATCTTCAAAGTCTTTGAAATTGAGGTTGTACATGGGGATGTCAAGATATTTCTTTAGAGTAATAGTTGTTCCAGAGTTGAAAAGCAACATAAATTGATGAGTACCCAATTTATATTGTAAATCATCTGGTAAGACCTTAAAGTTCTTCATTAAGTAGGTTCCACTTTCTACCAACTTGGGCTTAAGTGTAGCCACCATGTCAGCTAGAATAAACACTTGTATTTGATAACCCTAATACTAAAAGAAAATATGTTAACATAATATTTTTGTAGGGGATAAAGTTCTGTAATGTATTTAGTTCCACTTCTCTGTAAAAAAAACATTTCCAAATGCTCTGCCATAACTTTACTATAAATAGAGCATATATCCTTAATCCTAACTTGAAGCTTCCATAGCTCTTTCATGTTATTAACATCCTTTATTAAATCTACTGGTCATTTTGTATTGATAACAAGACAAACATTCATATGTTAAGATGAAAAGTAAATTCTGATGTTGAGAAAAAAACTGCAGAtattgaaataaaaacaaaagtcgtACGTGGAgataaaaacaaaactaagatgttgagaaaaaacaaaaatcatatgTGTAGATAAAATCAAAGCTCAGATGTTGAGATAAAAACAAGAATAAGATATGGAGATAAAAACACATATAAGATGTTGAGATAACATCAAAAATCATATCTGTAGATAAAAAAACTCAGATGTTGAGAAAAAAATAactttaagataaaaacaacattCATATAAAACAACATTCAAATAAACACAACGTTTAGACAAAGATAATAAATTGATATAAACAACAAATAGgtaaaaaaataatcacacaagAAACAACAATGAGTTACAAAAAACATTGACCTAAAAACATTCGGTTAAAATTAGTGTAGAGAAAGAGTATACTCCTTctggccttatttataagcaaagattctttttttaggttcattgagtaatgaatgtatcttgtCTTTTAAgtagactagatacattcattattcaataaacctaaaaagagaatttttgcttataaatcagGCCGGAGTAGTACATATCTTGTTGTTGAGTATTTTGCGTTTGGTTGGGGAAAAACGATGAACAAAATAGTGAGACACAATATTCTGCCAAAAAAATGAACACATGTAAATCAATATAGTAAAAGAAATTATGATATTGGAGAGGACAAACTCAACAAAAGAATAAAGACATACATTAGTAAGAATAGACCCTTAGCTGAGGGTAACATAAatacaaacaaaataaattagtaaaatgtgagatttttttaaaacttaaaataatGAGAGATTATCAGAAAGCGTGTTGGAGAGGTGAAAAGCAAAATTTGTTTCAGATGAGAAGAATAATgagaaacgagagagagagagagagagagagagagagagagagagagatgaaaagtGAAGAGGGAAGAGTGATGAGTAAAGATTGGTTCAGATATATCTAATCAGAGAGATATGCATCAATGTTGGAGAATGAGCCGAAGAGGTAAATTTGAAAAGTTGCTTCAATAATGTTATGCGGTAGTGTTAAATTATCAATAGTGTGATTAAAAATGAGCGGTAGTGATTCAAGTGTGATGTGTTTTAACCATTTGATAAAGATCAGAGATTCATGATTGAAAAAGAGAGTCAAAGTGCGTTTGGAGTGGTTGTAGCAAATATAAATTACATGGGACAATAGTGAATTAAAGTGACGTGGCAGCGTGTGGGACGAGCAATGGTATTATGAGATTTTCATTTCCCTTCAACTTTTCTATATATAAAGGTGACCTTACTTAGAACTAAACAGATTAAACCAAAACATCTATAAGCATTAACCCTAGTATAATTCCTACAATTATCTATCAGATAACAACATTATAAAAACTTCAACATATGTTTGCTAACGATCAATTGAATTTACTCTATCATCTAAGCAATCACACGAAGAGAGTAAATGCAGCGTAGTAAAGTAGTCCATTAAGACCCAtgtaaatttcattaaaaaactTAACGGTTGCAATTACAATATGTTTGCTCTTGCTAATGCTAGTGCAATATTGAATCTTCATTGGCAATATTCAAAAACACCTATTTTGTGATATGGTAATTAAGGGTGGCATACGAGCATGTCCATCCTGTTTAGATATGCTCCGTAAAAATCCGTAAAAAAAGACAAAGTGAGACGAACATAGTTAAAAGTGCAAACCTAAAATTTTAGTCCACCTCGCAAAAAAAGAGGGCGGGGGCGAGTGAGGCTCATGTGCACTACCTATTTAAAGCTTAAAAAtgtaaaaatttatgttaatgccCGCACCTGCAAAAAAAATGAGATGAACACATTAAAGTATACAAACCTAAAACCTTAGTCCGCTCCGCAaaaaagtgcgggcaaaacgAGCATGACACGTTATGCCACCCTTAATGGTAATACATATTTATTCCAATGTCacaatatttactttatttttaaaataattgaataagTCTCACATGAGTCTATATAAAGAATTTGATCAGGAAATATAGTACTACTAATATTGTATCATTATTTGTATTAGCATACATATTTCAAATTTTAGACATTGAAACATTAACATCATTAGTTTTCAAAAATTAGAGACGCAAATATTAATATACTAATGAAGATTCAAATGATGAATCACTTCTTCAATTAAAGAGagattatatttaatttgatttggcAATCGCCATTTTTTTTGGTTGCATAAAATCTTCTTTTAAATATGGAATTTTATATTTGTTTGAACCTCTTAATTTCATTATCTCTATCATATGTATATGTAGTGTTAAGGAAATTCTATTGGATTAGACAAAGGAATATATTTCATATGATTTTTTCATTGCTACAACTAGGTCATCAATTGCCTTAGGTGTTTCTTTATGTTGTAATGCTTGGATGTCATTGCAAAATTTAAGgtctaaaatatttaaattaagcgAGTTTAGAGATTGACAAATCAATTAGATATCAAATCCATCTTGTTTGGCAACACgacaaaatttaatataattctcATTAATGTGACATCTTGCATTGTCATGTTGAATGAAAATCAGGTGTCTTATATCATTTATTGGCCACTTTTCTTTTATGGCTGAAATAACTTTTTCAATTAGAAACTTTCTACTAATATCTCTATTGATTGAAGTAATGACTTTCATTTTAAGAGTTCTCGCATCTCTATTTACATTGCTCCTCCTTGCTGGCTCTTTAGTAACGAATGGAAAAACacatattttccaaaaaaaatttcgtTATGTTCTACATCAAATCTTGGGCGTGCGATGTCAGGTAAGAGCATTACATTTTCGATAAAGTGCTTGATTTTGCAAGTACGATGcagttcatctttttatttttattttttttatttgagagtGAAACTTAGGAAATAGAAGGAGTGACCAGTTCATCTTCTTTCACTAACATATAATAGTTCATCGACTTTTTATTCATGGAAAACCACTTCTCTTTCATATGAACAATATTATTCATAATTCTAAAAGTTGGACTGTATAACATTGTATCTAATTCcaacattaacaaaaaaaaatctatttaataACCGAATTTGACAGAACTGATCTCGATTCAATCTAAATTTCTTCGCTCAGaagttataatattatttttactataaATTTTTTTCTATGACTACTCCTTAAAAGCAAGATTACATTCTAGGGCAATACATTTCGCCCGGGATAGTTTGGCGCAATTTTCCCATTTTTTCCCTTTATATATTTCCATTTTCGTTCACGCGACTCGAAACCCAAATCTCTCTGGTTCCACTTCGCAAACCACAGCACATGAACCCTAATTCCCCCCTCTCTCATTCCTCCAACAACTTCATCTCCGTTTCTCTTCATTACCTCAATTTCACTCCCCACAACAAATCCAAACCCTATCCACGCCTATAAAAACACCCATACCGATTTTCATCTCTCACTCTCtaaccctaattagggtacagTTTCCCCAAATCGAAACGTTCTTCGTCATCGTCTCAACAATCTCGCGCCGCTTCCAACAAATTTCTCAAATCGCAGATTACGAAACAACCACCGTTCACGCCGGAAGCCTCTTAGTGCTACTCGTTTGCAGGTTTTTTCTCGTTCTTTACCATCTTCATCTCAAATCGGCCGAaacaattttttagtttttcgattttatttttattttattttttaattttttctggaTGTTCTGGAAATTTTGTGTATATATTACTGTAACGGAGCTTTGAGCGACGATGCGATGTTGTTAAATCCTTTGAGTTTGAGATTCAGACGTTTTCTTTATTTTACTCCGTGGAAGCGGTGTGTTGTAGCGGAAGACGGCGTCGTTTTGGTTCTGATGCGCAAAACCttgcaaaccctaattttcgTGCGCgtaattttttagggttaattttGTTTATCTTTGTGATTTACGTTAGTGATTGTTCTAAGTTAATGGCTGAATCAGTTGATAAAATTGTGATAGGATTtttatgttttgttgttgtttctgATTCTGGGAAGAAATATGCGTTTCTTTGTTCTTGTTGCTGTTAAACTATATGCTTTTTTTTCCTATCCATTTGGTTGTGGACCTTTTTGAGAAATTGGAAATTGATTGGGCGTTTGTGTTGAATGTGTTAAATTATAGAGTAGTTGTAAATGGGGTGCTCGCTGTGCTCTGGCGTTATGCATTAGGCAATATGTTTGAAACATTTTGGTTTCTGGGTGAATGAATATAAAAGGAAGCTGGTTCATTGTTATGGACTGTTGCTTATAGATAATTGTGTCCGGCTTGTGAATGTGTTGAAAATAGTATTCCGATTACTCTTTGACTGGAAGGTGCTATTTGTTAGAACCATTCACCATATAAAGTGTGCATGCGATTTTATTTGCTATCATGATCTCCACGCCCAATATTTGAAGAGCTCTTTTGCTGGCCTCAATTTCCCCCTGGGGCGTTGTGAATTGTGACAGTGTGTATTAGGCCATTTTCTACTTATTGCCTGTTCTTTATATTTATGTAGTGAAAAATTTCTTGTTTAATTTTGAAGCTTAAATGTCTGGTCaagaacacaattttttttttgataataaaaCAATTAATTGCAATTACTTGATTGATATGCCAAATATAAATAGCAAATGTTAGAGATATGTACATTCATTTTTAATCCGTTGTGCACTGGAACATCATATTTTTATCCTTTATTCATCCATTATCTGTTCCTTAAGGAGGATAAAATAGAGTTTGCAACTAAAATTGTTCTTCTAGTTTCTTATCCTTGTTTCttgtcatttttttcttttatttccagAAATAGCAGACCATGTCAGACCATCGAAATGGAAGTGCACAAGCTGCCAATGGAAAATCCAATGCTCAAGCTGCCAATGGAAAATCTAGTGCAGCTGGTTCGGCCTATGCTATTGATCTGATTACATTTCAAACCAGACTGAAGTCATTTTACAATCATTGGGATGAACATAGAGCAGATATCTGGGGCTCTTCTGACGCAGTTGCTGTTGCATGTCCTCCACCTTCAGAAGATCTAAGATACCTTAAATCTACTGCTCTGTTCTTGTGGCTCCTTGGATTTGAGTTCCCGGAAACAATAATGGTCTTCACAAAGGCGCAGATCCATGTATTGTGCAGCCAAAAGAAGGCATCTATTATCGAATCTGTCAAAAAATCTGCCCGAGAGTCAGTTGGTGTGGAGATTGTATTGCATGTCAAGCCTAAAAATGACGATGGAGCTTCTCTTATGGATGCTATTATCCGTGCCATCCGTGTTCAGTCAAAGTCTGATGGCCATGATTCTTCCACTGTTGGACACATAACTAGAGAGGAACCTGAAGGGAAATTGCTTGAAGCATGGgctgaaaaattaaaaaattcaaaatttaatctgAGTGATGTGGCAAATGGGTTTTCTGCATTGTTTTCTGCAAAAAGTAATGAAGAAATTACATCCATCAAGAGAGCCGCATACCTCACAACCAGTGTGATGAAGAACTTTGTAGTTTCAAAGCTTGAGAATGTAATTGATGAAGAGAAGAAAATTTTACATTCTACATTGATGGAGGAGACTGAGAAAGTTATACTGGAGCCTTCAAAAGTCAACTGCAAACTGAAGGCAGATAATGTTGACATCTGTTACCCTCCAATTTTTCAGAGTGGGGGGAAGTTTGATCTTAAGCCTAGTGCTGTCAGCAATGATGAGGCACTATACTATGACTCTGCCAGTGTAATTATATGTGCTGTCGGTGCCCGGTACAAAAGCTACTGCTCAAATATAGCCAGGAGCTTCCTGATTGATGCAGACCCTATTCAAAGTAAGGCTTATGAGGTTCTTCTTAAAGCACATGAGGCTACTATTGGTTCTCTAAAGCCCGGGAATAAGTTGAGTGCTGCATATCTAGCTGCAGTTTCTGTTGTGGAAAAGGATGCCCCTGACATGGTTTCCTGTTTGACAAAGTCTGCTGGGACAGGAATTGGCATTGAGTTTCGGGAGTCAGGTTTGAATATTAATGCTAAGAATGACCAGATAGTTAAAGAAGGCATGGTATTCAATGTGTCAATTGGATTTCAGAATTTGCAATGTGAGAACAGTAAGTCCAAGAACAAGATCTTCTCTCTCTTGCTTGCTGACACAGTGATCATCAACAAAGATAAAGCAGATGTTGTGACTTCGATGAGCTCCAAAGCTTTAAAAGACGTGGCTTATTCTTTCAATGAGGATGAGGAAGAAGAAAAGCCCAAATCAAAGGCTGTTCACAGAGGTGCAGAACCCTTGGTGTCTAAGACAACACTAAGGTCAGACAATCATGAGATTTCAAAAGAGGAACTTCGTAGACAGCATCAGGCAGAACTTGCTCGTCAGAAAAATGAAGAAACTGCTAGGCGGCTTGCTGGTGGTGGTAATGAGGGCGGAGACAACCGTTCTTCTTCCAGGTCTTCTGCAGAATTGGTTGCCTACAAGAACATAAACGACCTCCCCCCTCCCAGAGAGATGATGATTCAGATTGATCAAAAGAGTGAAGCAGTTCTCTTGCcaattaatggaagtatggttccTTTTCATGTGGCTTTCATTCGAACTGTTTCCAGCCAGCAGGACACCAATCGCAATTGCTATGTTAGAATTATTTTCAATGTTCCTGGGACCCCTTTCAGTCCTCATGATTCAAACTCAATGAAGTTTCAAGGATCTATATATTTGAAGGAAGCTTCATTCCGCTCTAAGGATTCAAGGCATATAAGTGAGGTTGTGCAATCCATCAAAACACTCAGACGACAAGTTGTAGCAAGGGAGTCCGAGAGAGCTGAGAGAGCAACTTTGGTTACCCAGGAGAAACTGCAGCTTGCCAACAACAGATTTAAGCCAATAAGATTGTCTGACCTTTGGATTCGCCCTGCTTTTGGTGGGCGTGGAAGGAAGATACCGGGCACTCTTGAGGCTCATGTGAATGGGTTTCGATATTCTACCACCAGATCTGATGAGCGTGTCGATGTGATGTTTGCTAATATTAAACATGCTTTCTTCCAGCCTGCAGAAAATGAAATGATTACCCTCCTGCACTTTCATCTGCACAACCATATTATGGTTGGAAATAAGAAGACCAAGGATGTTCAGTTTTATGTTGAGGTAATGGACATGGTCCAGAATGTTGGAGGTGGGAAGAGATCAGCTTATGAtcctgatgagcttgaagaagagCAAAGAGAGAGGGAGAGAAAGAACAAGATTAATGTAGAGTTTCAAAGCTTTGTGAATCGGGTAAATGATCTCTGGGGACAACCACAATTCAGTGGCCTTGACTTGGAGTTTGATCAACCTCTTAGAGAACTTGGCTTCCCTGGTGTACCTCATAAATCTTCAGTATTTATTGTCCCTACCTCAGCCTGCCTTGTTGAACTGATAGAGACTCCTTTCCTTGTTGTCACCCTAGGTGAGATTGAGATTGTGAATCTGGAGAGGGTTGGTCTTGGGCAGAAGAACTTTGATATGACAATTGTATTTAAGGACTTCAAGCGGGATGTCCTCAGGATCGATTCTATCCCTTCTACATCACTTGATGGCATCAAGGAGTGGCTTGACACAACA is a window encoding:
- the LOC131622088 gene encoding FACT complex subunit SPT16-like; the encoded protein is MSDHRNGSAQAANGKSNAQAANGKSSAAGSAYAIDLITFQTRLKSFYNHWDEHRADIWGSSDAVAVACPPPSEDLRYLKSTALFLWLLGFEFPETIMVFTKAQIHVLCSQKKASIIESVKKSARESVGVEIVLHVKPKNDDGASLMDAIIRAIRVQSKSDGHDSSTVGHITREEPEGKLLEAWAEKLKNSKFNLSDVANGFSALFSAKSNEEITSIKRAAYLTTSVMKNFVVSKLENVIDEEKKILHSTLMEETEKVILEPSKVNCKLKADNVDICYPPIFQSGGKFDLKPSAVSNDEALYYDSASVIICAVGARYKSYCSNIARSFLIDADPIQSKAYEVLLKAHEATIGSLKPGNKLSAAYLAAVSVVEKDAPDMVSCLTKSAGTGIGIEFRESGLNINAKNDQIVKEGMVFNVSIGFQNLQCENSKSKNKIFSLLLADTVIINKDKADVVTSMSSKALKDVAYSFNEDEEEEKPKSKAVHRGAEPLVSKTTLRSDNHEISKEELRRQHQAELARQKNEETARRLAGGGNEGGDNRSSSRSSAELVAYKNINDLPPPREMMIQIDQKSEAVLLPINGSMVPFHVAFIRTVSSQQDTNRNCYVRIIFNVPGTPFSPHDSNSMKFQGSIYLKEASFRSKDSRHISEVVQSIKTLRRQVVARESERAERATLVTQEKLQLANNRFKPIRLSDLWIRPAFGGRGRKIPGTLEAHVNGFRYSTTRSDERVDVMFANIKHAFFQPAENEMITLLHFHLHNHIMVGNKKTKDVQFYVEVMDMVQNVGGGKRSAYDPDELEEEQRERERKNKINVEFQSFVNRVNDLWGQPQFSGLDLEFDQPLRELGFPGVPHKSSVFIVPTSACLVELIETPFLVVTLGEIEIVNLERVGLGQKNFDMTIVFKDFKRDVLRIDSIPSTSLDGIKEWLDTTDIKYYESRLNLNWRQILKTITDDPKSFIEGGGWEFLNLEATDSESDNSEESDKGYEPSDMEPESDSEEEASESESLVESEEDEEEEDSEEDSEEEKGKTWEELEREASNADREKGNESDSEEDRKRRKAKAFGKSRGNISSSMPKRSKLR